The Pontibacter pudoricolor genome contains a region encoding:
- a CDS encoding phage holin family protein — protein sequence MDFIINLLVTAAVILLLSYALSSVHVKSFWTALWVAFLTAILTATIGWLLGGLLNLVTFFLLEAIVGLIVTALMLKLVDMMVSNFKLDGFLPAIIIAVAVAIALAIVGWLRGENDEEYAKLDEKPRTEQVYQQA from the coding sequence ATGGACTTCATTATTAACCTTTTAGTGACAGCAGCTGTAATTTTGCTTCTGTCTTATGCTTTGTCGAGTGTGCACGTAAAAAGCTTCTGGACAGCACTTTGGGTTGCCTTCCTGACTGCGATTTTGACTGCAACTATAGGCTGGTTGTTGGGTGGCTTGCTTAACCTGGTAACTTTCTTTTTACTGGAAGCGATTGTAGGGCTTATAGTTACGGCCCTGATGCTGAAGCTGGTAGATATGATGGTCAGTAACTTTAAGCTGGACGGCTTTTTACCGGCAATAATTATTGCGGTTGCTGTTGCCATTGCCTTAGCTATAGTTGGCTGGTTAAGAGGCGAGAACGATGAGGAGTATGCTAAATTAGATGAAAAGCCGCGCACTGAGCAGGTTTATCAGCAAGCATAA
- a CDS encoding GIY-YIG nuclease family protein translates to MQSNDNHYFVYICGGQPDKNLQIGTAGNLQQHLQQMQPQNDTQPKKLVYYEHYDREAMALARERQIKESSPNDNYRLIESMNPNWLDLSDLL, encoded by the coding sequence ATGCAATCGAACGACAATCATTACTTTGTATACATTTGCGGAGGCCAACCCGATAAAAACCTGCAGATTGGTACTGCAGGCAACCTGCAACAACACTTGCAGCAAATGCAGCCGCAAAACGACACCCAACCTAAAAAACTTGTTTATTACGAGCACTACGACCGCGAAGCCATGGCACTTGCCCGCGAAAGACAGATAAAAGAGAGCAGTCCGAACGATAATTATCGGCTTATAGAGTCCATGAACCCGAACTGGCTTGACCTGAGCGATCTGCTTTAA
- a CDS encoding pseudouridine synthase translates to MLDIIFEDEHYVAINKPHGLLVHRTRIAEEKKEFALQMLRDQLGHKVYAVHRLDRGTSGVLLFAKSSEAAAPLVKQFENRETGKMYYAIVRGYTPEAATIDNPIRPDKDHQHKEAQDAVTHYKRIATIELPIPVGRYSTARYSLVQVTPETGRMHQIRKHFAHIRHYIVGDKKHGDWRHNKMFLEELNSSCMNLHASVLTFTHPFTSEPVYLNAPFSPNMARLCCMFNWEEALMENKAALPPTIATTPGEARV, encoded by the coding sequence GTGCTGGATATTATTTTTGAAGACGAACACTATGTGGCGATTAATAAACCACATGGATTACTGGTACACCGCACCCGTATAGCCGAAGAGAAAAAAGAGTTTGCCCTGCAAATGCTTCGCGACCAGCTGGGCCATAAAGTATACGCTGTGCACCGCCTGGACCGTGGGACTTCCGGTGTTCTGTTATTTGCCAAATCTTCTGAAGCCGCAGCCCCGCTTGTAAAGCAGTTTGAGAACCGGGAAACCGGGAAAATGTATTATGCCATTGTACGTGGCTATACACCCGAAGCCGCAACTATAGATAACCCCATCCGCCCGGATAAAGACCATCAGCATAAGGAAGCGCAGGACGCCGTTACACACTATAAACGCATAGCAACTATAGAGTTACCGATACCAGTGGGCCGGTACAGCACTGCCCGTTATAGTTTGGTACAGGTTACACCCGAGACTGGCCGCATGCACCAGATACGCAAGCATTTTGCACATATCAGGCATTATATAGTGGGTGATAAAAAGCACGGCGACTGGCGCCATAACAAGATGTTTTTGGAAGAACTGAACAGCTCATGCATGAATCTCCACGCATCAGTCCTTACTTTTACGCACCCGTTCACCAGCGAGCCTGTTTACCTCAATGCCCCTTTTTCACCAAACATGGCCAGGTTATGCTGTATGTTTAACTGGGAAGAAGCTTTAATGGAAAACAAGGCCGCACTGCCGCCAACTATAGCTACTACTCCTGGTGAAGCGCGCGTTTAA
- a CDS encoding cation diffusion facilitator family transporter, protein MLQTISRLRENIRLQLVVVLVGVLLLVAKFVAYFLTNSNAILTDALESIINVVAGGFSLYSLVLSARPRDENHPYGHGKIEFIAATLEGSLILVAGSIIIFKSVYNLFEPQTLQQLDIGIMLTAATGIVNYIIGYITERKGASVNSLVLVAGGKHLKSDAYSTAGILVGLLLITFTGFIWLDSLVAVIFGGIICYTGYKILRSSVAGIMDEADYELLQRIVTILNENRRENWIDIHNLRVIKYGATLHIDCHLTVPWYLNVLEAHDEVEALGALVREKIDPSIELFVHTDPCIEPSCSICSKQDCQARQHDFTKQVPWDFEKVISDRKHSLY, encoded by the coding sequence ATGCTGCAAACTATAAGTCGCCTACGCGAGAATATAAGACTACAGCTAGTAGTAGTTCTTGTTGGTGTTTTGCTCTTGGTTGCCAAGTTCGTAGCGTACTTTCTTACCAATTCCAATGCCATCCTTACAGATGCCCTTGAGTCAATTATTAACGTGGTTGCAGGTGGGTTTTCGCTTTATAGCCTGGTTTTGTCAGCAAGGCCGCGCGACGAGAATCACCCGTACGGGCACGGCAAAATAGAATTTATAGCTGCTACACTTGAGGGCTCTCTGATCCTGGTTGCTGGTAGCATCATTATTTTTAAGTCGGTATATAACCTGTTTGAGCCCCAAACGCTGCAGCAACTTGACATAGGAATAATGCTTACGGCCGCCACTGGTATAGTTAACTACATAATTGGTTATATAACAGAGCGTAAGGGTGCATCTGTTAATTCATTGGTTTTAGTAGCAGGAGGGAAGCACCTGAAATCAGATGCCTACTCTACAGCCGGTATACTGGTGGGACTTTTGCTTATTACCTTTACAGGCTTTATTTGGTTGGATAGTCTGGTAGCTGTAATTTTTGGAGGAATCATCTGCTACACAGGTTATAAGATCCTTCGTTCATCAGTGGCCGGTATAATGGATGAAGCCGACTACGAACTACTGCAGCGTATCGTAACAATTCTAAACGAGAACCGTCGCGAAAACTGGATCGATATACATAATCTTCGGGTTATCAAATATGGCGCAACATTGCACATCGACTGCCATTTAACTGTTCCGTGGTACCTGAATGTGCTGGAGGCGCACGACGAAGTAGAAGCTCTGGGGGCCCTTGTCCGTGAAAAGATAGATCCAAGTATTGAATTATTTGTGCATACCGATCCGTGCATAGAGCCCTCGTGCAGCATTTGCTCCAAGCAGGATTGCCAGGCCCGTCAGCACGATTTTACAAAACAAGTACCCTGGGATTTTGAAAAAGTGATCTCCGACCGGAAGCATAGCCTGTACTAG
- a CDS encoding RimK family protein has translation MRKIVVVDYPKDWETKIEDVEVVDAQTYLTDATYTDIKNARIFNLCRSYKYQSAGYYVSLLAEARGHKPIPSVTTMQDLKTPTIARAITMEINDLVQKSLGRLKSKTFTLSIYFGQNVAEKYEKLCKQLHDLFQAPLLRAQFVFKDEWVLQSISPIPVTDVPDNHKRYMTKFAKAYFARHRFAGARIARKVYDLAILVDPEEKAPPSNERAIQNFVEAAEQQGFYTELITKDDYRRLAEFDALFIRETTSVNHHTYKFSRKAFADGLVVIDDPSSILRCTNKVYLAELLTKAKVPVPKTMIIHKDNREQVEAELGLPCVLKKPDSSFSQGVVKATDTESLKQKLDEMLADSELIIGQEFTPTDFDWRIGVLDKQPLYACKYFMAKDHWQIYNWNGKKKQDEEGDDEVVPFEEVPFHVLHTALKAANLIGDGLYGVDIKEIDGKAYVIEVNDNPSIDSGCEDKILKKELYAAIIKSIKRRIDNHKNIRTDG, from the coding sequence ATGCGAAAAATAGTAGTTGTCGATTACCCAAAAGACTGGGAAACGAAGATAGAAGATGTAGAAGTTGTGGATGCCCAGACGTACCTGACAGATGCTACTTATACAGATATAAAAAATGCCAGGATCTTTAACCTTTGCCGATCCTATAAATACCAGAGTGCCGGTTATTATGTGTCGTTACTGGCCGAAGCACGCGGGCACAAACCAATACCCAGCGTTACCACCATGCAGGACCTGAAAACCCCAACTATAGCGCGGGCCATTACCATGGAAATAAATGACCTGGTACAGAAAAGCCTGGGCAGGTTAAAGTCAAAAACATTTACGCTGAGTATCTACTTCGGGCAGAACGTAGCAGAGAAATATGAAAAGCTCTGCAAGCAGCTTCATGATCTTTTTCAAGCGCCGTTGTTACGAGCTCAGTTTGTGTTTAAGGATGAGTGGGTGCTGCAAAGCATCTCACCAATTCCGGTGACAGATGTGCCGGATAACCATAAACGGTACATGACAAAGTTTGCGAAAGCCTACTTTGCCCGGCACCGTTTTGCCGGTGCGCGCATTGCCCGTAAAGTCTACGATTTAGCAATTCTGGTAGACCCGGAAGAAAAAGCACCGCCATCAAACGAACGCGCCATCCAGAATTTCGTAGAGGCAGCAGAACAGCAGGGTTTTTATACCGAACTCATTACCAAAGATGATTACCGCAGGCTTGCCGAGTTTGATGCCTTGTTTATCCGGGAAACCACGTCGGTAAATCACCATACCTACAAGTTTTCGCGTAAGGCATTTGCTGATGGGTTAGTGGTGATAGATGATCCGTCATCGATACTCAGGTGTACGAATAAGGTATACCTGGCAGAATTGCTCACGAAAGCGAAAGTACCTGTGCCCAAAACAATGATCATTCATAAGGATAACCGGGAGCAGGTAGAAGCAGAGTTGGGATTACCGTGCGTACTCAAAAAGCCGGACAGCTCGTTTTCGCAGGGGGTGGTAAAGGCTACGGATACTGAAAGCCTGAAACAGAAACTGGACGAGATGCTTGCCGATTCAGAGCTGATCATCGGGCAGGAATTTACGCCTACTGATTTTGACTGGCGCATTGGTGTGCTGGATAAACAGCCCTTGTACGCCTGCAAATATTTTATGGCCAAAGACCACTGGCAGATCTATAACTGGAATGGTAAGAAGAAACAGGACGAAGAAGGAGATGATGAGGTAGTACCGTTTGAGGAAGTACCGTTTCATGTGTTGCATACTGCGCTGAAAGCTGCCAACCTGATCGGCGATGGCCTGTATGGCGTGGACATTAAAGAAATAGACGGAAAAGCGTACGTAATAGAAGTAAACGATAACCCAAGCATTGATTCGGGTTGTGAAGATAAGATCCTAAAAAAAGAACTATATGCTGCTATCATCAAATCCATTAAGCGACGTATCGACAACCATAAAAACATCAGAACCGATGGCTAG
- a CDS encoding carboxylate-amine ligase yields the protein MASPQPKRTLHLFEGFGVELEYMIVSKKDLRVLPITDKLIYDEVGAYISDVEFGDIAWSNELVLHVVELKTQGPVKSLEGLHCKFQEHVQKINQMLEKYDAMLLPTGAHPTMNPDTDTQLWPHEHNAVYEAYNRIFNCKGHGWANLQSTHLNLPFANDDEFAKLHAAIRFVLPILPALSASSPIMDGKVTGMFDSRLEVYRHNQGKIPSITGKVVPEPVFSKKDYEEQILNKMYADVAPHDPEGVLQEEFLNSRGAIARFERNTIEIRLLDIQESPVADMAIVQATVSVIQALIGERWVKLQELMAFDENRLSRILVQVISNGQETILTDQEFLSCFGFECKGNCTAGELWRHLANECINLEEQPEVQHALNVILSRGNLAKRILDATKLNPDTKTIEKVYTQLAQCLQKGGLFLPEKPC from the coding sequence ATGGCTAGCCCACAACCTAAACGCACCCTGCACTTGTTCGAAGGCTTCGGCGTGGAGCTGGAATACATGATCGTAAGCAAAAAGGACTTACGTGTGCTGCCCATCACGGATAAGCTCATTTATGATGAAGTGGGTGCCTATATTTCTGATGTAGAGTTTGGTGATATTGCCTGGTCTAACGAACTGGTACTGCATGTGGTAGAACTGAAAACGCAGGGGCCTGTAAAGTCGCTGGAAGGATTGCACTGCAAATTCCAGGAGCATGTGCAGAAGATTAACCAGATGCTGGAAAAGTATGATGCCATGCTGCTGCCAACAGGAGCACACCCAACCATGAACCCGGATACCGATACACAACTATGGCCGCATGAACATAATGCGGTATATGAAGCGTATAACCGCATTTTTAATTGTAAAGGTCATGGCTGGGCAAACCTGCAAAGCACGCATTTAAACCTGCCTTTTGCCAACGACGACGAATTTGCAAAACTGCACGCTGCCATTCGTTTTGTGTTGCCAATACTACCTGCATTAAGCGCATCTTCTCCTATTATGGATGGGAAAGTAACCGGTATGTTTGATTCCCGTCTGGAAGTTTACCGCCATAACCAGGGCAAAATCCCTAGTATAACCGGTAAGGTTGTTCCGGAACCGGTGTTCAGTAAAAAGGATTACGAAGAGCAGATACTGAATAAAATGTATGCCGATGTGGCGCCTCATGACCCGGAAGGAGTATTGCAGGAGGAATTCCTGAATTCGCGCGGTGCGATAGCTCGTTTCGAGCGTAATACGATAGAGATCCGCCTATTGGATATTCAGGAAAGCCCGGTAGCTGACATGGCTATAGTTCAGGCAACGGTGTCGGTGATACAGGCATTGATCGGGGAGCGCTGGGTAAAGTTGCAGGAGTTAATGGCATTTGATGAAAACAGGCTTTCCAGGATACTGGTGCAGGTTATCTCTAACGGCCAGGAAACGATACTTACAGATCAGGAATTTTTGAGCTGCTTCGGATTTGAGTGTAAGGGGAACTGTACGGCAGGCGAACTATGGCGCCACCTCGCTAATGAATGTATCAATTTGGAGGAACAACCGGAAGTACAGCACGCCCTTAATGTTATCTTATCGAGAGGCAACCTGGCTAAGCGTATTTTGGATGCGACTAAGTTAAACCCTGATACTAAAACTATCGAAAAAGTATACACCCAACTGGCGCAATGCCTGCAAAAGGGAGGTTTGTTTTTACCTGAAAAACCATGCTAA
- the msrA gene encoding peptide-methionine (S)-S-oxide reductase MsrA, which translates to MATLFYLFLPFFLFLSSCSQAETKTDDALTITDANLAQIDTAGLAKATFAGGCFWCTEAYFERLKGVEAVISGYSGGSERNPTYEQVSSGLSSHAEAVQVYYNPKQITYSELVKVFFDTHDPTTLNRQGPDIGKQYRSIVFYRTPQEKTIVTDYIKKLNESGKHKNKIVTIVQPFKQFWPAEAYHQDYYARNPSDPYVVSVARPKVRKFEAAYNQKLKPEYRK; encoded by the coding sequence ATGGCAACTCTTTTTTATCTTTTCCTGCCTTTTTTTCTTTTCCTCAGTTCTTGTTCTCAAGCTGAAACTAAGACAGATGATGCATTAACTATAACAGATGCAAACCTGGCACAGATCGATACTGCCGGTCTTGCGAAAGCCACTTTTGCAGGCGGTTGTTTCTGGTGCACCGAAGCCTATTTTGAACGCTTAAAAGGAGTAGAGGCTGTTATTTCAGGATATTCCGGTGGGAGCGAACGCAACCCGACGTATGAGCAGGTTAGTTCCGGTTTATCGAGTCATGCTGAAGCCGTTCAGGTATATTATAACCCCAAACAAATAACTTATTCGGAGCTGGTAAAAGTATTTTTTGATACCCATGACCCAACCACGCTGAACCGACAAGGCCCAGACATTGGAAAACAGTACCGGTCTATTGTTTTTTATCGCACACCCCAGGAAAAAACAATCGTTACGGACTATATCAAGAAGCTGAATGAATCAGGCAAGCACAAAAACAAAATCGTAACTATAGTTCAGCCATTCAAGCAGTTCTGGCCGGCCGAGGCCTACCACCAGGATTATTATGCTCGTAACCCGTCAGACCCGTATGTAGTGAGTGTGGCCCGTCCTAAAGTGCGTAAGTTCGAAGCAGCCTATAACCAAAAGCTTAAGCCCGAATACAGGAAATAG
- the argH gene encoding argininosuccinate lyase has translation MKLWQKDIQVQAEIERFTVGNDREMDLELAPFDILGSLAHTRMLAQVGLLEQNDLAAVQHALKQLYKEVAQGNFEIEDGMEDVHSQVELLLTKRIGEAGKKIHSGRSRNDQVLVDLKLYMRHQLRQVVEVTETLFHTLQQLSEQHKDKLLPGYTHLQVAMPSSFGLWFGAYAESLIDDLLVVQSAYKISNKNPLGSAAGYGSSFPLNRQLTTDLLGFESLNYNVVYAQMGRGKTERVVATALATIAATIGRMAMDLCLYMSQNFAFVSLPDELTTGSSIMPHKKNPDVFELIRGKCNKLQGLPNEIALQTANLPSGYHRDMQLLKESLFPAFNTLLDCLQMANYMLPKLIVKDNIMQDEKYKYAFSVEVVNNEVLQGIPFRDAYKNIGATIASGTFEAPTQVNHTHEGSIGNLCTEQIATQMQQVLKGFDFEKADEAIQSLLL, from the coding sequence ATGAAACTCTGGCAGAAAGACATACAGGTACAGGCAGAAATAGAACGCTTTACGGTAGGCAACGACCGCGAAATGGACCTGGAACTGGCACCGTTTGATATACTTGGTTCACTGGCACATACGCGTATGCTGGCGCAGGTTGGGCTGCTGGAGCAGAACGATCTGGCTGCGGTGCAACACGCACTGAAGCAACTATACAAAGAAGTAGCGCAGGGTAATTTTGAAATTGAAGATGGCATGGAAGATGTGCACTCGCAGGTGGAGTTGCTGCTGACCAAACGCATTGGCGAAGCCGGTAAAAAGATACACAGCGGCCGCTCCCGCAACGACCAGGTTTTAGTGGATCTCAAATTATACATGCGCCACCAATTGCGCCAGGTTGTAGAAGTTACTGAAACCTTATTCCATACGTTACAGCAGCTAAGCGAGCAACACAAAGACAAACTGCTGCCGGGCTACACGCACCTGCAGGTAGCCATGCCTTCGTCGTTTGGCTTATGGTTTGGTGCCTATGCCGAAAGCCTGATCGATGATCTGTTGGTGGTACAATCTGCCTACAAAATCAGCAATAAGAATCCGTTAGGCTCAGCTGCGGGATATGGCTCGTCGTTCCCGCTGAATCGCCAGTTGACTACTGACTTGCTTGGTTTTGAGAGCCTGAACTATAATGTGGTGTATGCGCAAATGGGCCGTGGCAAAACTGAAAGGGTAGTAGCGACTGCGCTGGCAACTATAGCTGCAACGATTGGCCGTATGGCTATGGACCTTTGCCTGTACATGAGCCAGAACTTTGCCTTTGTAAGCTTACCGGATGAGTTGACAACCGGCTCCAGCATTATGCCTCACAAAAAGAATCCGGATGTGTTTGAGCTCATCCGTGGAAAATGCAACAAACTGCAAGGCCTGCCAAACGAGATAGCGCTGCAAACAGCCAACCTTCCATCCGGGTATCACCGCGATATGCAGTTATTGAAAGAGAGCCTTTTCCCTGCATTTAATACTTTACTGGATTGTCTGCAGATGGCTAACTATATGCTGCCAAAGCTTATCGTGAAAGACAACATCATGCAGGACGAAAAATACAAGTATGCCTTTAGCGTGGAAGTAGTGAACAACGAAGTGCTCCAGGGTATACCGTTCCGGGATGCGTATAAAAACATTGGTGCAACTATAGCAAGCGGCACGTTTGAAGCGCCAACCCAGGTAAACCATACCCACGAAGGAAGCATAGGTAACCTTTGCACCGAGCAAATTGCCACGCAGATGCAGCAGGTGTTAAAGGGCTTTGATTTTGAAAAAGCAGATGAAGCTATCCAATCTTTACTTCTCTGA
- a CDS encoding N-formylglutamate amidohydrolase: MLKLVLTCEHGGNQVPAVYTSFFEGKESQLSSHEGYDIGALELFRELEPLADKTFYSQTTRLLVELNRSLHHAKLFSDVTRQLHDNNKSAILKEYYFPYREQVEHFIHDFIMAGRQVLHIAVHSFTPELNGETRETDIGLLYDPKRNLEQTICRRWKQEFQNADKDLLVRFNYPYLGISDGFPTYLRRKFTDEQYIGVELEVNQKFYTGSPEKWEHVKQTIYSSLQNTLTHFRPELHEEEEEL; encoded by the coding sequence ATGCTAAAACTAGTGCTTACCTGCGAACACGGCGGCAACCAGGTACCAGCAGTCTATACTTCATTTTTTGAAGGCAAAGAATCACAACTGTCTTCGCACGAAGGCTATGACATTGGTGCACTGGAGCTGTTCCGTGAACTGGAGCCCCTGGCTGATAAAACCTTTTATTCTCAAACCACTCGTTTGCTGGTTGAATTAAACCGGTCGTTGCACCATGCCAAATTGTTTTCGGATGTCACCAGGCAGTTGCACGATAATAATAAATCGGCCATCCTAAAAGAGTATTATTTCCCGTACCGGGAGCAGGTAGAGCATTTTATTCATGATTTTATAATGGCCGGAAGGCAGGTGCTGCACATAGCAGTGCATAGTTTTACGCCCGAGCTGAATGGTGAGACAAGAGAAACAGATATCGGTTTGCTTTATGACCCGAAGCGCAACCTGGAACAAACGATCTGCCGCCGTTGGAAACAGGAATTTCAGAACGCAGATAAAGATTTGCTCGTGCGGTTTAACTATCCCTATCTCGGAATATCAGATGGATTCCCAACGTATCTGCGCCGCAAATTTACAGATGAACAATACATTGGCGTTGAACTGGAAGTAAATCAGAAATTCTATACTGGTAGCCCGGAAAAGTGGGAACATGTGAAGCAAACAATCTATAGTTCGCTGCAGAATACGCTCACCCATTTCCGGCCGGAACTGCATGAAGAAGAGGAGGAACTATAG
- a CDS encoding DnaJ C-terminal domain-containing protein, which yields MDYKDYYKILGVSKTATQAEIKKAYRTLAKKYHPDKNKGDKAAEDKFKDISEAYEVVGDEEKRKQYDQLGSNWRQYQNAGGRGGQHEYYGGQPGGGGFRGFEGDPDMFGGGFSDFFQQFFGGGGGFGQQQGRGTRGQAAKGQDYEAEMEITLQEAYHGTSRLLNLHNQQLRITTKPGVADGQVLKIKGKGAPAAGGRTAGDLFIKIFVKPDPKFERRGSDLYTTLPVDLYTAILGGDAHVQTLTGQLKLKIPAGTQNDKTLRLRGKGMPVYGKPDQHGDLYVKIIVELPIHISDEERNLLEKLRDLQKAKATAR from the coding sequence ATGGACTACAAGGACTATTATAAGATATTGGGTGTATCTAAAACAGCAACACAGGCTGAGATAAAAAAGGCTTACCGCACCCTTGCCAAAAAATATCACCCTGATAAAAACAAAGGCGATAAAGCAGCAGAGGATAAATTTAAAGATATAAGTGAAGCATACGAAGTTGTAGGCGACGAAGAAAAGCGTAAACAGTACGACCAGTTAGGCTCTAACTGGCGCCAGTACCAGAATGCCGGTGGAAGAGGGGGCCAGCATGAATATTATGGCGGTCAGCCGGGCGGTGGAGGTTTCCGTGGGTTTGAAGGCGACCCTGATATGTTTGGCGGTGGCTTTTCAGATTTCTTCCAGCAGTTTTTTGGCGGAGGAGGTGGTTTTGGTCAGCAGCAGGGCAGAGGCACCAGAGGACAGGCCGCTAAAGGGCAGGACTACGAAGCCGAAATGGAAATTACGTTGCAGGAAGCTTACCATGGAACATCGCGCTTACTTAACCTGCATAACCAGCAACTACGCATTACAACCAAACCAGGTGTTGCCGATGGTCAGGTACTTAAAATAAAGGGCAAAGGAGCTCCAGCAGCAGGGGGCAGAACGGCCGGGGACCTGTTCATTAAAATTTTCGTTAAGCCGGATCCGAAGTTTGAGCGCAGAGGCAGTGATTTATATACCACTTTACCTGTTGATTTATATACAGCCATACTGGGCGGTGATGCTCATGTGCAGACACTGACAGGACAGTTAAAACTAAAAATACCAGCCGGAACTCAAAACGATAAAACACTGCGTTTACGGGGAAAAGGCATGCCTGTATATGGCAAACCTGACCAGCACGGTGACCTTTACGTAAAAATTATAGTTGAGCTGCCAATACATATAAGTGATGAAGAAAGGAACCTGCTGGAAAAACTGCGGGACCTGCAAAAGGCAAAAGCAACAGCACGATAA
- a CDS encoding YqaE/Pmp3 family membrane protein gives MKFRNLLQLVFVLIAGQLLFACNSAKYYEFAAHKQAPYYEAKQKQAPAATAEETQSLTQIAMTAAEEKATTTKAEAPALEASLESKAVKLPAKLAPVAPATVENATAEKIVTEAEALDLVKERVATMTKAEKKELKNDLREALKQGGSRTSIVEIILAVLLPPLAVFLHDGIGTSFWISLILTLLFWIPGVIYALLVVTDTI, from the coding sequence ATGAAATTTAGAAATCTACTCCAATTAGTTTTTGTTTTGATTGCCGGTCAGTTACTCTTTGCATGTAACTCCGCAAAATACTACGAATTTGCCGCCCACAAGCAGGCTCCTTATTACGAAGCAAAACAGAAACAAGCACCAGCAGCTACAGCCGAAGAAACACAGAGCCTGACGCAAATAGCCATGACTGCTGCAGAAGAAAAAGCAACGACCACAAAGGCTGAAGCGCCGGCTTTAGAAGCATCTCTTGAAAGTAAAGCAGTTAAACTGCCTGCAAAACTGGCACCGGTAGCACCTGCAACGGTTGAAAATGCCACTGCTGAGAAAATAGTTACGGAAGCAGAAGCGTTGGACCTTGTAAAAGAGCGGGTTGCCACCATGACGAAAGCTGAGAAGAAAGAGCTCAAAAATGATCTGAGAGAAGCACTGAAACAGGGCGGATCGAGAACATCTATAGTTGAGATCATCCTGGCAGTTCTGCTGCCACCACTTGCAGTGTTCCTGCACGATGGCATCGGTACATCTTTCTGGATAAGCCTTATCCTGACGTTGTTGTTCTGGATACCGGGTGTGATCTATGCCTTACTGGTAGTTACTGATACGATCTAG
- a CDS encoding cysteine peptidase family C39 domain-containing protein, with the protein MIPIKIHTQPDDSTCGPTSLHAVYRYFKDPISLGEVIKTVPYLDEGGTLEVLLACHALQRGYNATIFTYNLNVFDPTWFDLTNEEIIAKLEQQLEIKTGKKLRRASNAYIEFLKLGGKLRCEDLTVTLLRSFFDNGVPILTGLSATYLYRSAREFADEAGNSVYDDVQGYPMGHFVVLCGFTDDLQHVVVADPYPENPYFKNNYYEVGLSHLLSSILLGMSTFDANLLAIEPKIPLTE; encoded by the coding sequence GTGATCCCAATAAAGATACATACGCAACCCGACGATTCTACCTGTGGGCCGACCAGTCTCCATGCCGTATACCGTTACTTTAAAGATCCTATCTCACTTGGCGAAGTAATAAAAACGGTGCCTTACCTGGATGAAGGTGGAACATTGGAAGTTTTGCTGGCATGCCATGCTTTGCAACGCGGCTATAATGCTACCATCTTTACCTATAACCTGAATGTATTTGACCCGACATGGTTCGATCTTACTAACGAGGAGATCATAGCTAAACTGGAGCAGCAGCTGGAAATAAAAACGGGTAAAAAGCTCAGAAGAGCATCCAATGCTTACATAGAATTTCTGAAACTGGGTGGCAAACTGCGTTGCGAAGACCTGACAGTTACCTTGTTGCGCTCTTTTTTTGATAACGGCGTACCAATTCTGACAGGGCTCAGCGCCACGTATTTGTACCGCAGTGCGCGCGAGTTTGCTGATGAAGCCGGTAACTCTGTGTATGATGATGTACAGGGTTACCCAATGGGCCACTTTGTAGTGCTTTGTGGTTTTACCGATGACCTGCAACATGTGGTCGTGGCTGATCCTTACCCTGAAAATCCATACTTTAAGAATAACTATTACGAGGTGGGGCTTTCGCATCTGCTCAGTTCTATTTTGCTGGGCATGTCTACTTTCGATGCCAACCTGCTGGCCATAGAGCCTAAAATTCCCTTAACCGAATAA